The proteins below are encoded in one region of Oncorhynchus gorbuscha isolate QuinsamMale2020 ecotype Even-year linkage group LG01, OgorEven_v1.0, whole genome shotgun sequence:
- the LOC124043228 gene encoding transcription factor Sp3-like isoform X4 — MAALDSCQREFLQQDGGTGDQPSPLALLAATCSKIGSPSSERDNGAVVTTNLTSIQLTGNPDRWEVLTPTTTVNEEPGAVHIQTQRIMTSNGQYVLPLQNLQSQPIFVTSGSDASANAVPNIQYIQTADGQQLSFSTSCVEGATLSQDATGQIQILPDGTQTISVTGAGDILTNNQNLISQTGHVQQIQGVSIGSSTFNNQGQVVTNVPMGLPGNITFVPINSVDLDSLGLSGAQTIATGVTSDGQLIMTSQPVDSSESLEKTADQLSQTLSVNDSNANSEMYLPTSSAQLPESIDEPGVLTQATEQTDPSGSQEGYVHQNHVQNIQVSSGQSIIQLQQVPVQTSDGQVVQAGGGQNVQLFNPGTFIIQAQTVTPSGQIQWQTFQVQGVQNLQNIQLPTNPAQQISLAPLQALSLGQGGAQQIPNLQTVTVNSLAQTGIHFQQAEDTDSPGDIQIKEEPDSENWQLGSDSTLNTSDLSHLRVRLVDEEDQLDEGGKRLRRVACTCPNCKEAGGRGSNMGKKKQHICHIPGCGKVYGKTSHLRAHLRWHSGERPFVCSWMYCGKRFTRSDELQRHRRTHTGEKKFVCPECSKRFMRSDHLAKHIKTHLNKKGVMNSVSSAVVASMESAGSSDSIITAGSTTLILTNIQQGSSNAQDILANAEIPLQLVTVAAGEVLAVAESQ, encoded by the exons ATGGCTGCCTTGGACAGCTGTCAACGCGAGTTTCTGCAGCAAGACGGTGGAACAGGAGATCAG CCATCACCGCTCGCTCTGCTGGCAGCTACCTGCAGCAAGATCGGGTCGCCATCGTCAGAGAGGGATAACGGTGCTGTAGTG ACTACAAACCTAACATCCATCCAGTTAACAGGGAACCCAGATAGATGGGAGGTTTTGACCCCCACAACAACAGTGAACGAGGAACCTGGCGCGGTCCATATCCAGACTCAGCGGATTATGACATCAAACGGACAGTATGTTCTTCCTCTCCAGAACCTTCAGAGCCAACCGATCTTTGTGACATCAGGAAGCGACGCCTCCGCCAACGCAGTGCCTAACATTCAGTACATTCAGACAGCTGATGGACAGCAACTAAGCTTCTCCACCTCCTGTGTGGAGGGGGCCACTCTGAGCCAAGATGCCACAGGGCAGATCCAGATCTTGCCTGACGGAACTCAAACTATAAGTGTGACAGGGGCTGGAGACATCCTTACTAACAACCAAAACCTCATATCACAGACTGGTCATGTCCAGCAGATCCAGGGTGTTTCTATCGGCAGCTCCACCTTTAACAACCAGGGTCAGGTTGTCACTAATGTGCCTATGGGGTTGCCAGGGAACATCACCTTTGTCCCCATTAACAGTGTGGACTTGGACTCTCTGGGCCTCTCTGGTGCTCAGACTATAGCAACAGGGGTCACTTCTGATGGCCAGCTAATCATGACCAGTCAGCCTGTAGACAGTTCTGAGAGTTTGGAGAAGACAGCTGACCAGCTCTCGCAAACTCTATCTGTAAATGACTCGAATGCTAACTCAGAAATGTATCTACCAACATCCTCGGCCCAGCTGCCTGAGAGCATAGATGAGCCGGGTGTTCTGACCCAAGCCACAGAGCAGACAGATCCCTCTGGTTCCCAGGAGGGCTACGTTCATCAGAACCATGTTCAGAACATCCAGGTCTCCTCAGGCCAGTCCATCATCCAGCTGCAGCAAGTGCCGGTCCAGACCAGTGATGGTCAGGTGGTGCAGGCAGGAGGGGGGCAGAATGTGCAGCTCTTCAACCCAGGGACCTTCATCATCCAGGCCCAGACCGTCACTCCCTCAGGCCAGATCCAGTGGCAGACCTTTCAGGTGCAGGGGGTCCAAAACCTGCAGAACATCCAGCTGCCCACCAACCCAGCCCAGCAGATCAGCCTGGCCCCATTGCAGGCCCTGTCTCTGGGCCAGGGAGGAGCGCAACAGATCCCCAACCTGCAGACTGTGACTGTTAACTCTTTGGCCCAGACAGGCATTCATTTCCAACAGGCAGAGGACACCGACAGCCCTGGAG ATATCCAGATAAAGGAGGAGCCGGACTCAGAGAACTGGCAGCTGGGCAGTGACTCCACTCTGAACACCAGTGACCTGTCCCACCTGCGGGTCAGGCTAGTGGACGAGGAGGACCAGCTCGACGAGGGGGGCAAGAGGCTACGAAGGGTGGCCTGCACCTGCCCCAACTGCAAAGAGGCTGGAGGGAG AGGATCCAACATGGGCAAGAAGAAGCAGCACATCTGTCACATTCCGGGCTGTGGGAAGGTGTACGGGAAGACATCCCACCTGCGAGCGCACCTGCGCTGGCACTCAGGGGAGCGGCCCTTCGTCTGCAGCTGGATGTACTGTGGGAAGAGGTTCACGCGTAGCGACGAACTGCAGAGACAccggagaacacacacag GGGAGAAGAAGTTTGTTTGCCCGGAGTGTTCCAAGCGCTTTATGCGGAGCGACCACCTGGCCAAGCACATTAAAACGCACTTGAACAAGAAAGGAGTCATGAACTCTGTGAGCAGCGCGGTGGTGGCCTCCATGGAGTCTGCGGGTTCGTCAGACAGCATCATCACGGCTGGCAGCACCACCCTCATCCTCACCAACATCCAGCAAGGCTCCAGTAACGCCCAGGACATTCTGGCCAACGCTGAGATCCCCCTGCAGCTAGTCACCGTAGCAGCCGGAGAAGTCTTAGCGGTGGCCGAGTCACAGTGA
- the LOC124043228 gene encoding transcription factor Sp3-like isoform X2, which yields MTAPEQPVKQEEMAALDSCQREFLQQDGGTGDQPSPLALLAATCSKIGSPSSERDNGAVVTTNLTSIQLTGNPDRWEVLTPTTTVNEEPGAVHIQTQRIMTSNGQYVLPLQNLQSQPIFVTSGSDASANAVPNIQYIQTADGQQLSFSTSCVEGATLSQDATGQIQILPDGTQTISVTGAGDILTNNQNLISQTGHVQQIQGVSIGSSTFNNQGQVVTNVPMGLPGNITFVPINSVDLDSLGLSGAQTIATGVTSDGQLIMTSQPVDSSESLEKTADQLSQTLSVNDSNANSEMYLPTSSAQLPESIDEPGVLTQATEQTDPSGSQEGYVHQNHVQNIQVSSGQSIIQLQQVPVQTSDGQVVQAGGGQNVQLFNPGTFIIQAQTVTPSGQIQWQTFQVQGVQNLQNIQLPTNPAQQISLAPLQALSLGQGGAQQIPNLQTVTVNSLAQTGIHFQQAEDTDSPGDIQIKEEPDSENWQLGSDSTLNTSDLSHLRVRLVDEEDQLDEGGKRLRRVACTCPNCKEAGGRGSNMGKKKQHICHIPGCGKVYGKTSHLRAHLRWHSGERPFVCSWMYCGKRFTRSDELQRHRRTHTGEKKFVCPECSKRFMRSDHLAKHIKTHLNKKGVMNSVSSAVVASMESAGSSDSIITAGSTTLILTNIQQGSSNAQDILANAEIPLQLVTVAAGEVLAVAESQ from the exons ATGACTG CCCCAGAGCAGCCAGTGAAACAAGAGGAAATGGCTGCCTTGGACAGCTGTCAACGCGAGTTTCTGCAGCAAGACGGTGGAACAGGAGATCAG CCATCACCGCTCGCTCTGCTGGCAGCTACCTGCAGCAAGATCGGGTCGCCATCGTCAGAGAGGGATAACGGTGCTGTAGTG ACTACAAACCTAACATCCATCCAGTTAACAGGGAACCCAGATAGATGGGAGGTTTTGACCCCCACAACAACAGTGAACGAGGAACCTGGCGCGGTCCATATCCAGACTCAGCGGATTATGACATCAAACGGACAGTATGTTCTTCCTCTCCAGAACCTTCAGAGCCAACCGATCTTTGTGACATCAGGAAGCGACGCCTCCGCCAACGCAGTGCCTAACATTCAGTACATTCAGACAGCTGATGGACAGCAACTAAGCTTCTCCACCTCCTGTGTGGAGGGGGCCACTCTGAGCCAAGATGCCACAGGGCAGATCCAGATCTTGCCTGACGGAACTCAAACTATAAGTGTGACAGGGGCTGGAGACATCCTTACTAACAACCAAAACCTCATATCACAGACTGGTCATGTCCAGCAGATCCAGGGTGTTTCTATCGGCAGCTCCACCTTTAACAACCAGGGTCAGGTTGTCACTAATGTGCCTATGGGGTTGCCAGGGAACATCACCTTTGTCCCCATTAACAGTGTGGACTTGGACTCTCTGGGCCTCTCTGGTGCTCAGACTATAGCAACAGGGGTCACTTCTGATGGCCAGCTAATCATGACCAGTCAGCCTGTAGACAGTTCTGAGAGTTTGGAGAAGACAGCTGACCAGCTCTCGCAAACTCTATCTGTAAATGACTCGAATGCTAACTCAGAAATGTATCTACCAACATCCTCGGCCCAGCTGCCTGAGAGCATAGATGAGCCGGGTGTTCTGACCCAAGCCACAGAGCAGACAGATCCCTCTGGTTCCCAGGAGGGCTACGTTCATCAGAACCATGTTCAGAACATCCAGGTCTCCTCAGGCCAGTCCATCATCCAGCTGCAGCAAGTGCCGGTCCAGACCAGTGATGGTCAGGTGGTGCAGGCAGGAGGGGGGCAGAATGTGCAGCTCTTCAACCCAGGGACCTTCATCATCCAGGCCCAGACCGTCACTCCCTCAGGCCAGATCCAGTGGCAGACCTTTCAGGTGCAGGGGGTCCAAAACCTGCAGAACATCCAGCTGCCCACCAACCCAGCCCAGCAGATCAGCCTGGCCCCATTGCAGGCCCTGTCTCTGGGCCAGGGAGGAGCGCAACAGATCCCCAACCTGCAGACTGTGACTGTTAACTCTTTGGCCCAGACAGGCATTCATTTCCAACAGGCAGAGGACACCGACAGCCCTGGAG ATATCCAGATAAAGGAGGAGCCGGACTCAGAGAACTGGCAGCTGGGCAGTGACTCCACTCTGAACACCAGTGACCTGTCCCACCTGCGGGTCAGGCTAGTGGACGAGGAGGACCAGCTCGACGAGGGGGGCAAGAGGCTACGAAGGGTGGCCTGCACCTGCCCCAACTGCAAAGAGGCTGGAGGGAG AGGATCCAACATGGGCAAGAAGAAGCAGCACATCTGTCACATTCCGGGCTGTGGGAAGGTGTACGGGAAGACATCCCACCTGCGAGCGCACCTGCGCTGGCACTCAGGGGAGCGGCCCTTCGTCTGCAGCTGGATGTACTGTGGGAAGAGGTTCACGCGTAGCGACGAACTGCAGAGACAccggagaacacacacag GGGAGAAGAAGTTTGTTTGCCCGGAGTGTTCCAAGCGCTTTATGCGGAGCGACCACCTGGCCAAGCACATTAAAACGCACTTGAACAAGAAAGGAGTCATGAACTCTGTGAGCAGCGCGGTGGTGGCCTCCATGGAGTCTGCGGGTTCGTCAGACAGCATCATCACGGCTGGCAGCACCACCCTCATCCTCACCAACATCCAGCAAGGCTCCAGTAACGCCCAGGACATTCTGGCCAACGCTGAGATCCCCCTGCAGCTAGTCACCGTAGCAGCCGGAGAAGTCTTAGCGGTGGCCGAGTCACAGTGA
- the LOC124043228 gene encoding transcription factor Sp3-like isoform X3 — protein MAALDSCQREFLQQDGGTGDQDTQPSPLALLAATCSKIGSPSSERDNGAVVTTNLTSIQLTGNPDRWEVLTPTTTVNEEPGAVHIQTQRIMTSNGQYVLPLQNLQSQPIFVTSGSDASANAVPNIQYIQTADGQQLSFSTSCVEGATLSQDATGQIQILPDGTQTISVTGAGDILTNNQNLISQTGHVQQIQGVSIGSSTFNNQGQVVTNVPMGLPGNITFVPINSVDLDSLGLSGAQTIATGVTSDGQLIMTSQPVDSSESLEKTADQLSQTLSVNDSNANSEMYLPTSSAQLPESIDEPGVLTQATEQTDPSGSQEGYVHQNHVQNIQVSSGQSIIQLQQVPVQTSDGQVVQAGGGQNVQLFNPGTFIIQAQTVTPSGQIQWQTFQVQGVQNLQNIQLPTNPAQQISLAPLQALSLGQGGAQQIPNLQTVTVNSLAQTGIHFQQAEDTDSPGDIQIKEEPDSENWQLGSDSTLNTSDLSHLRVRLVDEEDQLDEGGKRLRRVACTCPNCKEAGGRGSNMGKKKQHICHIPGCGKVYGKTSHLRAHLRWHSGERPFVCSWMYCGKRFTRSDELQRHRRTHTGEKKFVCPECSKRFMRSDHLAKHIKTHLNKKGVMNSVSSAVVASMESAGSSDSIITAGSTTLILTNIQQGSSNAQDILANAEIPLQLVTVAAGEVLAVAESQ, from the exons ATGGCTGCCTTGGACAGCTGTCAACGCGAGTTTCTGCAGCAAGACGGTGGAACAGGAGATCAG GACACTCAGCCATCACCGCTCGCTCTGCTGGCAGCTACCTGCAGCAAGATCGGGTCGCCATCGTCAGAGAGGGATAACGGTGCTGTAGTG ACTACAAACCTAACATCCATCCAGTTAACAGGGAACCCAGATAGATGGGAGGTTTTGACCCCCACAACAACAGTGAACGAGGAACCTGGCGCGGTCCATATCCAGACTCAGCGGATTATGACATCAAACGGACAGTATGTTCTTCCTCTCCAGAACCTTCAGAGCCAACCGATCTTTGTGACATCAGGAAGCGACGCCTCCGCCAACGCAGTGCCTAACATTCAGTACATTCAGACAGCTGATGGACAGCAACTAAGCTTCTCCACCTCCTGTGTGGAGGGGGCCACTCTGAGCCAAGATGCCACAGGGCAGATCCAGATCTTGCCTGACGGAACTCAAACTATAAGTGTGACAGGGGCTGGAGACATCCTTACTAACAACCAAAACCTCATATCACAGACTGGTCATGTCCAGCAGATCCAGGGTGTTTCTATCGGCAGCTCCACCTTTAACAACCAGGGTCAGGTTGTCACTAATGTGCCTATGGGGTTGCCAGGGAACATCACCTTTGTCCCCATTAACAGTGTGGACTTGGACTCTCTGGGCCTCTCTGGTGCTCAGACTATAGCAACAGGGGTCACTTCTGATGGCCAGCTAATCATGACCAGTCAGCCTGTAGACAGTTCTGAGAGTTTGGAGAAGACAGCTGACCAGCTCTCGCAAACTCTATCTGTAAATGACTCGAATGCTAACTCAGAAATGTATCTACCAACATCCTCGGCCCAGCTGCCTGAGAGCATAGATGAGCCGGGTGTTCTGACCCAAGCCACAGAGCAGACAGATCCCTCTGGTTCCCAGGAGGGCTACGTTCATCAGAACCATGTTCAGAACATCCAGGTCTCCTCAGGCCAGTCCATCATCCAGCTGCAGCAAGTGCCGGTCCAGACCAGTGATGGTCAGGTGGTGCAGGCAGGAGGGGGGCAGAATGTGCAGCTCTTCAACCCAGGGACCTTCATCATCCAGGCCCAGACCGTCACTCCCTCAGGCCAGATCCAGTGGCAGACCTTTCAGGTGCAGGGGGTCCAAAACCTGCAGAACATCCAGCTGCCCACCAACCCAGCCCAGCAGATCAGCCTGGCCCCATTGCAGGCCCTGTCTCTGGGCCAGGGAGGAGCGCAACAGATCCCCAACCTGCAGACTGTGACTGTTAACTCTTTGGCCCAGACAGGCATTCATTTCCAACAGGCAGAGGACACCGACAGCCCTGGAG ATATCCAGATAAAGGAGGAGCCGGACTCAGAGAACTGGCAGCTGGGCAGTGACTCCACTCTGAACACCAGTGACCTGTCCCACCTGCGGGTCAGGCTAGTGGACGAGGAGGACCAGCTCGACGAGGGGGGCAAGAGGCTACGAAGGGTGGCCTGCACCTGCCCCAACTGCAAAGAGGCTGGAGGGAG AGGATCCAACATGGGCAAGAAGAAGCAGCACATCTGTCACATTCCGGGCTGTGGGAAGGTGTACGGGAAGACATCCCACCTGCGAGCGCACCTGCGCTGGCACTCAGGGGAGCGGCCCTTCGTCTGCAGCTGGATGTACTGTGGGAAGAGGTTCACGCGTAGCGACGAACTGCAGAGACAccggagaacacacacag GGGAGAAGAAGTTTGTTTGCCCGGAGTGTTCCAAGCGCTTTATGCGGAGCGACCACCTGGCCAAGCACATTAAAACGCACTTGAACAAGAAAGGAGTCATGAACTCTGTGAGCAGCGCGGTGGTGGCCTCCATGGAGTCTGCGGGTTCGTCAGACAGCATCATCACGGCTGGCAGCACCACCCTCATCCTCACCAACATCCAGCAAGGCTCCAGTAACGCCCAGGACATTCTGGCCAACGCTGAGATCCCCCTGCAGCTAGTCACCGTAGCAGCCGGAGAAGTCTTAGCGGTGGCCGAGTCACAGTGA
- the LOC124043228 gene encoding transcription factor Sp3-like isoform X1: MTAPEQPVKQEEMAALDSCQREFLQQDGGTGDQDTQPSPLALLAATCSKIGSPSSERDNGAVVTTNLTSIQLTGNPDRWEVLTPTTTVNEEPGAVHIQTQRIMTSNGQYVLPLQNLQSQPIFVTSGSDASANAVPNIQYIQTADGQQLSFSTSCVEGATLSQDATGQIQILPDGTQTISVTGAGDILTNNQNLISQTGHVQQIQGVSIGSSTFNNQGQVVTNVPMGLPGNITFVPINSVDLDSLGLSGAQTIATGVTSDGQLIMTSQPVDSSESLEKTADQLSQTLSVNDSNANSEMYLPTSSAQLPESIDEPGVLTQATEQTDPSGSQEGYVHQNHVQNIQVSSGQSIIQLQQVPVQTSDGQVVQAGGGQNVQLFNPGTFIIQAQTVTPSGQIQWQTFQVQGVQNLQNIQLPTNPAQQISLAPLQALSLGQGGAQQIPNLQTVTVNSLAQTGIHFQQAEDTDSPGDIQIKEEPDSENWQLGSDSTLNTSDLSHLRVRLVDEEDQLDEGGKRLRRVACTCPNCKEAGGRGSNMGKKKQHICHIPGCGKVYGKTSHLRAHLRWHSGERPFVCSWMYCGKRFTRSDELQRHRRTHTGEKKFVCPECSKRFMRSDHLAKHIKTHLNKKGVMNSVSSAVVASMESAGSSDSIITAGSTTLILTNIQQGSSNAQDILANAEIPLQLVTVAAGEVLAVAESQ, encoded by the exons ATGACTG CCCCAGAGCAGCCAGTGAAACAAGAGGAAATGGCTGCCTTGGACAGCTGTCAACGCGAGTTTCTGCAGCAAGACGGTGGAACAGGAGATCAG GACACTCAGCCATCACCGCTCGCTCTGCTGGCAGCTACCTGCAGCAAGATCGGGTCGCCATCGTCAGAGAGGGATAACGGTGCTGTAGTG ACTACAAACCTAACATCCATCCAGTTAACAGGGAACCCAGATAGATGGGAGGTTTTGACCCCCACAACAACAGTGAACGAGGAACCTGGCGCGGTCCATATCCAGACTCAGCGGATTATGACATCAAACGGACAGTATGTTCTTCCTCTCCAGAACCTTCAGAGCCAACCGATCTTTGTGACATCAGGAAGCGACGCCTCCGCCAACGCAGTGCCTAACATTCAGTACATTCAGACAGCTGATGGACAGCAACTAAGCTTCTCCACCTCCTGTGTGGAGGGGGCCACTCTGAGCCAAGATGCCACAGGGCAGATCCAGATCTTGCCTGACGGAACTCAAACTATAAGTGTGACAGGGGCTGGAGACATCCTTACTAACAACCAAAACCTCATATCACAGACTGGTCATGTCCAGCAGATCCAGGGTGTTTCTATCGGCAGCTCCACCTTTAACAACCAGGGTCAGGTTGTCACTAATGTGCCTATGGGGTTGCCAGGGAACATCACCTTTGTCCCCATTAACAGTGTGGACTTGGACTCTCTGGGCCTCTCTGGTGCTCAGACTATAGCAACAGGGGTCACTTCTGATGGCCAGCTAATCATGACCAGTCAGCCTGTAGACAGTTCTGAGAGTTTGGAGAAGACAGCTGACCAGCTCTCGCAAACTCTATCTGTAAATGACTCGAATGCTAACTCAGAAATGTATCTACCAACATCCTCGGCCCAGCTGCCTGAGAGCATAGATGAGCCGGGTGTTCTGACCCAAGCCACAGAGCAGACAGATCCCTCTGGTTCCCAGGAGGGCTACGTTCATCAGAACCATGTTCAGAACATCCAGGTCTCCTCAGGCCAGTCCATCATCCAGCTGCAGCAAGTGCCGGTCCAGACCAGTGATGGTCAGGTGGTGCAGGCAGGAGGGGGGCAGAATGTGCAGCTCTTCAACCCAGGGACCTTCATCATCCAGGCCCAGACCGTCACTCCCTCAGGCCAGATCCAGTGGCAGACCTTTCAGGTGCAGGGGGTCCAAAACCTGCAGAACATCCAGCTGCCCACCAACCCAGCCCAGCAGATCAGCCTGGCCCCATTGCAGGCCCTGTCTCTGGGCCAGGGAGGAGCGCAACAGATCCCCAACCTGCAGACTGTGACTGTTAACTCTTTGGCCCAGACAGGCATTCATTTCCAACAGGCAGAGGACACCGACAGCCCTGGAG ATATCCAGATAAAGGAGGAGCCGGACTCAGAGAACTGGCAGCTGGGCAGTGACTCCACTCTGAACACCAGTGACCTGTCCCACCTGCGGGTCAGGCTAGTGGACGAGGAGGACCAGCTCGACGAGGGGGGCAAGAGGCTACGAAGGGTGGCCTGCACCTGCCCCAACTGCAAAGAGGCTGGAGGGAG AGGATCCAACATGGGCAAGAAGAAGCAGCACATCTGTCACATTCCGGGCTGTGGGAAGGTGTACGGGAAGACATCCCACCTGCGAGCGCACCTGCGCTGGCACTCAGGGGAGCGGCCCTTCGTCTGCAGCTGGATGTACTGTGGGAAGAGGTTCACGCGTAGCGACGAACTGCAGAGACAccggagaacacacacag GGGAGAAGAAGTTTGTTTGCCCGGAGTGTTCCAAGCGCTTTATGCGGAGCGACCACCTGGCCAAGCACATTAAAACGCACTTGAACAAGAAAGGAGTCATGAACTCTGTGAGCAGCGCGGTGGTGGCCTCCATGGAGTCTGCGGGTTCGTCAGACAGCATCATCACGGCTGGCAGCACCACCCTCATCCTCACCAACATCCAGCAAGGCTCCAGTAACGCCCAGGACATTCTGGCCAACGCTGAGATCCCCCTGCAGCTAGTCACCGTAGCAGCCGGAGAAGTCTTAGCGGTGGCCGAGTCACAGTGA